One genomic region from Anopheles funestus unplaced genomic scaffold, idAnoFuneDA-416_04 scaffold_309_ctg1, whole genome shotgun sequence encodes:
- the LOC125774278 gene encoding uncharacterized protein LOC125774278 isoform X16: MLITRSVSNGSSIVAHIWIDLVISYQKLFYADVLSCLWKKLFEVQRLNIFSTFPKKFLILPLWMLITRSVSNGSSIVAHIWIDLVISYQKLFYADVLSCLWKKLFEVQRLKIFSTFPKKIFILPLWMLITRSVSNGSSIVAHIWIDLVISYQKLFYVDVLSCLWKKLFKVQRLNIFSTFPKKFLILPLWMLITRSVSNGSSIVAHIWIDLVISYQKLFYADVLSCLWKKLFEVQRLNIFSTFPKKFLILPLWMLITRSVSNGSSIVAHIWIDLVISYQKLFYADVLSCLWKKLFEVQRLNIFSTFKKKSSFCHFGCL; this comes from the coding sequence atgcttataactcggtcagtttccaatggatcttcaattgtagcacatatttggatagatctggtcattagctaccaaaagttattctacgccgatgtgctaagttgtctgtggaaaaagttattcgaggtacaaagacttaacattttctcaacttttccaaaaaaattcctcattttgccactttggatgcttataactcggtcagtttccaatggatcttcaattgtagcacatatttggatagatctggtcattagctaccaaaagttattctacgccgatgtgctaagttgtctgtggaaaaagttattcgaggtacaaagacttaaaattttctcaacttttccaaaaaaaatcttcattttgccactttggatgcttataactcggtcagtttccaatggatcttcaattgtagcacatatttggatagatctggtcattagctaccaaaagttattctacgtcgatgtgctaagttgtctgtggaaaaagttattcaaggtacaaagacttaacattttctcaacttttccaaaaaaattcctcattttgccactttggatgcttataactcggtcagtttccaatggatcttcaattgtagcacatatttggatagatctggtcattagctaccaaaagttattctacgccgatgtgctaagttgtctgtggaaaaagttattcgaggtacaaagacttaacattttctcaacttttccaaaaaaattcctcattttgccactttggatgcttataactcggtcagtttccaatggatcttcaattgtagcacatatttggatagatctggtcatcagctaccaaaagttattctacgccgatgtgctaagttgtctgtggaaaaagttattcgaggtacaaagacttaacattttctcaacttttaaaaaaaaatcctcattttgccactttggatgcttataa